The proteins below are encoded in one region of Rhizobium sp. 9140:
- a CDS encoding transposase domain-containing protein, translated as MKEWFTIPELAEAKLPGLPTSVRRIRDHADRAGWDHQAGKVAAIAKQGGGLKYHYSLLPKEARQKLAFLNTDLTAADVKDASKLLWGRFEALTDEHKDICRKRFNVLIAVDDMEKSGIGTTVAVRHCTRMADVAERTYYNWRQMVEGHARADWLAALAPSFSPAVNGVVADLADCHADAWEVLKSDYLRSGKPKFSSCFRRMMTAAKANGWSPIPSERTLRRRLEAEVPKAVQILAREGKEAAARLFPAQTRSVAHLHAMQMVNTDGHKLDLFVRVPWKKVPVRVILIGIQDIYSRKVLSWILSEAETWEAVRSCIGAMIENADGALPYHIYMDNGKAFASKKISGGAKARNRYKITEDEVAGLLKTLDIEAHFTKPYSGRSKPIERAWKDLADEISRHPAMAGAYTGPNVAEKPEDYGRRAVKLDVLQEHVSAMVEEHNAREGRQTEMADGRSFNAVFAESVAEPSTILRYSSTAQRALWMLAAENITARKPDGAVHYAGNRYWAPVLNQWIGKKLTMRFDPANLHGAVKLYDGAGRFIGDAECVLPTGFDCQAAARQTARQASDHAKATKSLLELNRTIEAGKLADIYAKAQKAEKRPETPAPRPVVTRLITGSNLAPAVSAEAIGEGEFENSFSRGLARIMGEESAIIPFPTGKTAAGSVKPGRKTRAEK; from the coding sequence ATGAAAGAGTGGTTCACCATCCCTGAACTCGCCGAGGCAAAGTTGCCGGGCCTTCCTACGTCTGTCCGGCGTATCCGCGACCATGCGGATCGCGCGGGATGGGATCATCAGGCCGGGAAAGTGGCAGCTATCGCCAAGCAAGGCGGTGGCCTCAAATATCACTACTCACTGCTGCCGAAAGAGGCGCGGCAGAAGCTCGCCTTCCTGAATACGGATCTGACCGCAGCAGACGTCAAGGATGCTTCGAAGCTGCTTTGGGGCCGCTTTGAGGCCCTGACCGACGAGCACAAGGACATCTGCCGGAAGCGTTTCAACGTGTTAATCGCGGTCGACGACATGGAGAAGTCCGGCATCGGGACGACGGTTGCCGTCAGGCACTGCACCCGTATGGCCGATGTCGCGGAGAGGACCTACTACAACTGGCGTCAGATGGTCGAAGGCCACGCGCGGGCCGACTGGCTCGCAGCGCTGGCACCGTCCTTCTCGCCTGCGGTCAACGGTGTTGTCGCAGATCTTGCCGATTGTCATGCTGACGCCTGGGAGGTCCTGAAGTCGGACTACCTGCGGTCGGGCAAGCCGAAGTTTTCGTCCTGCTTCCGCCGGATGATGACTGCGGCCAAGGCGAACGGCTGGTCGCCGATCCCTTCCGAGCGCACGCTGCGCCGGCGCCTCGAAGCTGAGGTTCCGAAAGCTGTCCAGATATTGGCCCGTGAGGGCAAGGAAGCCGCCGCCCGGCTGTTCCCGGCGCAGACCCGCTCTGTCGCGCATCTTCATGCCATGCAGATGGTCAACACCGATGGTCACAAGCTCGATCTGTTCGTGCGTGTGCCCTGGAAGAAGGTGCCGGTGCGCGTCATCCTCATCGGGATCCAAGACATTTACTCCCGCAAGGTGCTGTCGTGGATCCTGTCTGAAGCCGAGACGTGGGAAGCGGTGCGCTCCTGCATCGGCGCGATGATCGAGAACGCGGACGGCGCGCTGCCCTACCACATCTACATGGACAACGGGAAAGCGTTCGCTTCGAAGAAGATCTCTGGCGGCGCCAAGGCCCGGAACCGGTACAAGATCACGGAAGACGAGGTCGCCGGCCTCCTGAAGACGCTCGACATCGAGGCGCACTTCACCAAGCCGTATTCTGGCCGGTCAAAGCCGATCGAACGCGCCTGGAAGGATCTGGCCGACGAGATTTCGCGGCATCCCGCCATGGCCGGGGCCTACACAGGCCCGAACGTTGCCGAGAAGCCCGAGGATTATGGACGCCGTGCCGTGAAGCTCGATGTGCTTCAGGAGCATGTCTCGGCAATGGTCGAAGAGCACAATGCTCGCGAGGGCCGTCAGACAGAGATGGCCGATGGCCGCAGCTTCAACGCCGTGTTTGCGGAGTCCGTCGCCGAACCCTCGACCATCCTGCGCTACTCCAGCACGGCGCAGCGCGCGCTCTGGATGCTTGCGGCCGAGAACATCACCGCTCGCAAGCCGGATGGTGCGGTCCACTACGCCGGCAACCGCTATTGGGCTCCGGTACTCAATCAGTGGATCGGCAAAAAGCTGACCATGCGGTTCGATCCGGCAAACCTGCATGGTGCCGTCAAGCTCTACGACGGCGCCGGCCGGTTCATTGGTGACGCGGAGTGCGTGCTCCCCACTGGTTTCGACTGCCAAGCCGCTGCTCGTCAGACGGCACGGCAGGCCTCCGATCACGCCAAGGCAACGAAGTCGTTGCTGGAACTCAACCGCACGATCGAAGCCGGCAAGCTGGCCGACATCTATGCCAAGGCCCAGAAGGCTGAGAAGCGCCCGGAGACACCGGCGCCGCGCCCCGTCGTCACCCGCCTCATCACGGGCAGCAACCTCGCTCCGGCCGTCTCGGCCGAGGCGATCGGTGAAGGCGAATTTGAAAACAGTTTCTCGCGCGGACTTGCCCGGATCATGGGCGAGGAGAGCGCGATCATCCCATTCCCCACGGGGAAGACAGCGGCAGGGTCAGTAAAGCCCGGCCGTAAGACCAGAGCCGAAAAGTAA
- a CDS encoding helix-turn-helix domain-containing protein yields MTSGEHPSDRVWLTPLLNRIANVAGEEAAIALGRARPGERVYIPEQVTADHWLAQVVGLEAAEKIAAAYGSMKIEIPQAIAGDKRRRAAAIADLIEKGYSTNEIVRTLGVSQNTVAEHRRRRPPADPQLKLL; encoded by the coding sequence ATGACATCGGGCGAGCATCCCTCTGACCGCGTCTGGCTCACGCCGCTTCTGAACCGCATCGCTAATGTTGCGGGTGAGGAAGCGGCGATTGCGCTTGGGCGGGCCCGGCCAGGAGAGCGCGTTTACATTCCAGAACAGGTGACCGCTGATCACTGGCTTGCTCAGGTTGTCGGTCTGGAAGCGGCGGAAAAGATTGCTGCCGCCTATGGCTCTATGAAGATCGAGATCCCGCAGGCGATTGCTGGCGACAAACGCCGCCGCGCCGCCGCCATTGCCGATCTTATCGAGAAGGGCTATTCAACGAATGAGATCGTCCGTACGCTGGGCGTCTCGCAGAACACCGTCGCCGAGCACCGTCGCAGACGACCGCCGGCTGACCCGCAGTTAAAGCTGCTTTAG
- a CDS encoding AAA family ATPase, whose product MKNTTGTSSGWDHPQPTAEFLAKHPAQDVEIWRTLISRVIGVATANGWNKTAIARRTNIPDGTFSQWASGKYLGVLVNQNNQVSNWLAALEESSGLASRVPVSPVFQQTLVAREILETLAYAQVTAGFVAITLDAGVGKTTAARHFCLTRPHAYLATISPNTKTVHGMLVELAAELDVSEHNPARLVRAIGRKLQRIGDGSILIIDEAQNLLPDAINQLRHFVDINKCGVALLGNEDTAGDFMKERSRSVSSRAQVLSRFDKRLKREPSRGDDARTLIAAWDVQDDDMIRFLLGIALKPGALRQIDRTMKLATMAAIGDGDEVTLKHLQMAWKNRDLGDIS is encoded by the coding sequence ATGAAAAATACCACAGGCACAAGTAGCGGATGGGATCACCCGCAGCCGACAGCCGAGTTTCTGGCCAAGCACCCGGCGCAGGACGTCGAGATCTGGCGCACCCTGATCTCGCGCGTCATCGGCGTGGCCACGGCGAATGGCTGGAACAAGACGGCGATCGCCCGCCGGACGAACATTCCGGACGGCACCTTCTCGCAGTGGGCGTCGGGCAAGTATCTCGGCGTTCTCGTCAACCAGAACAATCAGGTCAGCAACTGGCTGGCGGCGCTCGAGGAAAGCTCGGGCCTTGCCTCCCGTGTTCCTGTCTCGCCTGTTTTCCAGCAGACGCTGGTTGCGCGCGAGATCCTCGAAACGCTCGCCTATGCTCAGGTGACGGCGGGCTTCGTTGCCATCACGCTCGATGCCGGCGTCGGCAAGACCACGGCGGCACGTCATTTCTGCCTGACCCGGCCGCATGCGTATCTCGCCACGATCAGTCCGAACACGAAGACGGTGCACGGCATGCTCGTCGAGCTGGCCGCAGAACTGGATGTTTCGGAGCACAATCCGGCGCGCCTGGTGCGGGCCATCGGCCGGAAGCTGCAGCGGATCGGCGACGGTTCGATCCTGATCATCGACGAGGCGCAGAACCTCTTGCCGGATGCGATCAATCAGCTCCGGCACTTCGTCGATATCAACAAGTGCGGTGTCGCGCTTCTCGGAAACGAGGACACGGCCGGCGACTTCATGAAGGAACGGTCGCGGTCGGTTTCCAGCCGCGCGCAGGTGCTCTCTCGCTTCGACAAGCGCCTGAAGCGTGAGCCGAGCCGTGGCGACGATGCGCGCACGCTGATCGCGGCATGGGACGTCCAGGACGATGACATGATCCGGTTCCTGCTTGGTATCGCTCTGAAGCCGGGCGCGCTCCGGCAGATCGACCGCACCATGAAGCTGGCCACCATGGCCGCGATCGGCGACGGCGACGAGGTCACGCTCAAGCACCTGCAGATGGCTTGGAAGAACCGGGATCTGGGAGACATCTCATGA
- a CDS encoding DUF3164 family protein gives MDAVILEERNDGVIAINGRDFMVDAKGSYVPLSMVKPQHQLEDETVRKIMGFAVSLNEQIARFRGHTMTDLGDFDALIAQEYKAKVGGAKGNRTYQTFDGLMKVQVQVQELIDFGSELHIAKSLIDECLNEWSSDSRPEIQSIVTRAFNTDSEGKINRSEIFMLMRHEIDDPRWKRAMDAIRDAMRVTGSKQYVRFYRRERITDEFKAVTIDLAKA, from the coding sequence ATGGACGCAGTAATTCTGGAAGAACGCAACGACGGCGTGATCGCCATCAACGGCCGGGACTTCATGGTGGATGCGAAGGGCTCTTACGTCCCGCTCTCGATGGTCAAGCCGCAGCACCAGCTCGAAGACGAGACTGTTCGCAAGATCATGGGTTTTGCCGTCTCGCTGAATGAGCAGATCGCCCGGTTCCGTGGCCACACCATGACGGATCTCGGCGACTTCGACGCCCTGATTGCGCAGGAGTACAAAGCGAAGGTCGGCGGCGCGAAGGGCAACCGGACGTATCAGACGTTCGATGGGCTCATGAAGGTTCAGGTGCAGGTGCAGGAGCTGATCGACTTCGGGTCGGAACTGCACATTGCCAAGAGCCTGATCGACGAATGCCTGAATGAATGGTCGAGCGATAGCCGGCCGGAGATCCAGTCGATCGTCACGCGCGCGTTCAACACCGACAGCGAGGGCAAGATCAACCGTTCGGAGATCTTCATGCTGATGCGGCACGAGATTGACGATCCGCGGTGGAAGCGCGCCATGGATGCCATCCGCGATGCGATGCGCGTGACGGGCTCAAAGCAGTATGTCCGCTTCTATCGTCGCGAACGGATCACGGACGAGTTCAAGGCCGTGACCATCGATCTGGCCAAGGCGTGA
- a CDS encoding DUF7168 domain-containing protein, protein MTNDTIRNKIKALLNRTVSRGCTEAEAIEAASKAAALMREHGLDQHTLLMTEKGKPTKSASTSIRARLWPVIASVTNTAAITSTTPNGREISFTGAEPWPDVAVYLFDVCNTVIDSELKKFRTGEFYRRRRSAKTKRQAADDFTLGLVRRLRLRLFELFSETISEQATTLAQQERDRRYPESRSVKLKQHKSRFDAAEGAGWRAGADAHLSRGVGQERSEQLLIGGWTE, encoded by the coding sequence ATGACCAACGATACGATCCGCAACAAGATCAAGGCGCTCCTGAATAGGACGGTGTCGCGCGGCTGCACCGAGGCGGAGGCCATTGAAGCCGCGTCAAAGGCTGCAGCCCTCATGCGTGAGCACGGCCTCGATCAGCACACGCTGCTGATGACAGAGAAGGGCAAGCCTACGAAGAGCGCGTCCACGTCTATCCGCGCTCGGCTCTGGCCGGTGATCGCGTCTGTAACCAACACGGCCGCGATCACCAGCACTACACCGAACGGCAGGGAGATTTCGTTCACTGGTGCCGAACCGTGGCCGGACGTCGCGGTCTACCTGTTCGACGTGTGCAACACCGTGATCGACAGCGAGCTGAAGAAGTTTCGGACAGGCGAGTTCTATCGCCGGCGCCGATCGGCCAAGACGAAGCGGCAGGCAGCGGACGACTTTACGCTCGGGCTTGTACGGCGGCTGCGCCTGCGCCTGTTCGAACTGTTCAGCGAAACGATCTCAGAGCAGGCGACCACTCTCGCGCAACAGGAGCGGGACCGCCGATACCCTGAGAGCCGATCGGTCAAGCTGAAGCAGCACAAATCGCGGTTCGACGCTGCCGAGGGTGCCGGATGGCGTGCCGGTGCAGATGCGCATCTGTCGCGGGGTGTCGGCCAGGAGCGGTCCGAGCAGCTCCTGATCGGGGGGTGGACAGAATGA
- a CDS encoding gp16 family protein has protein sequence MSSIAAIKVAQKQLGLDDDVYRAKLKLITGKSSAKDMTEEERQAVIAEFRRLGFKPIERRQNGRQKLSGRYAGKLQALWIAGFNLGVVRDRDDAALIAFVKAQTGIDHVRWLQDAEDSRKVIEALKKWLSREASVDWSVHSALQPWQRADGYRIAQAQWVILVGAVEAKIPRAFWDAVKGILGQQVSGRSLTSDEWITVMNAFGRRIREKKGTR, from the coding sequence ATGAGTTCGATCGCCGCCATCAAGGTTGCGCAGAAGCAGCTCGGCCTGGACGACGATGTCTACCGAGCCAAGCTCAAACTCATCACCGGCAAATCCTCGGCAAAGGACATGACCGAGGAAGAGCGTCAGGCTGTCATCGCTGAGTTTCGCCGGCTTGGTTTCAAGCCAATCGAGCGTCGCCAGAACGGCCGACAGAAGCTATCCGGTAGGTACGCCGGAAAGCTGCAGGCGCTTTGGATCGCTGGCTTCAATCTCGGCGTTGTCCGCGATCGCGACGACGCGGCGCTGATCGCGTTTGTTAAGGCGCAGACCGGTATCGATCATGTGCGATGGCTTCAGGACGCCGAAGACTCCCGCAAGGTGATCGAGGCGCTGAAAAAGTGGCTCAGCCGCGAGGCCAGCGTGGACTGGAGCGTTCACTCGGCGCTGCAGCCGTGGCAGCGCGCGGACGGCTACCGCATTGCCCAGGCACAGTGGGTCATTCTGGTCGGCGCCGTGGAAGCCAAGATCCCTCGCGCCTTCTGGGATGCAGTGAAAGGCATCCTCGGTCAGCAGGTTTCCGGTCGATCGCTGACCTCGGACGAATGGATCACGGTCATGAACGCCTTCGGCCGACGCATTCGGGAAAAGAAGGGGACACGCTGA